Proteins from a single region of Fusobacterium gonidiaformans ATCC 25563:
- a CDS encoding AAA family ATPase — MFSLEQKKGLPNGISDFKLLREENYYYIDKTNLIEELQQEIGKTILFTRPRRFGKTLNMSMLQYFWDIHNAEANRKLFQGLYIESSPYFSEQGKYPVIYLSFKDLKSKSWKDCLEDIKLFIQNLFYQYRHILPKLDSFANARFSKCIKGDSNLAELKFSLKFLTELLSFHYQTKVVLLIDEYDTPIISAYEHGYYEEAISFFRTFYSAALKDNEYLQMGIMTGILRVAKEGIFSGLNNLVVYSILDEKYSSYFGLTEEEVEEALKYYHMEYNLQEVKEWYDGYRFGNTEIYNPWSIINYISNRKLDAYWINTSSNGMIHQVLEMAERIGSSIFQKLEMLFQQKTIIQRINKGSDFHDLVNMDEIWQLFLHSGYLTINDNEKDNMYELRIPNKEVYSFFQESFIQKFLGNYTTFHSLLRSLEKGDVKELEQTLEEILLSSVSYFDLSKESEKFYHVFMIGLVANFQERYYIKSNRESGEGRYDLALEPRDRRKTGLLLEFKVANSEEELDKKAKEALLQIQEKRYDTEMQERGIQEIVKLGIAFCGKRVKVITKE; from the coding sequence GTGTTTTCTTTGGAGCAAAAAAAAGGATTACCCAATGGAATTAGTGATTTTAAATTATTGAGAGAAGAGAACTATTATTATATAGATAAAACAAATTTGATAGAAGAATTGCAACAAGAAATTGGAAAAACTATTTTATTCACCAGACCTAGAAGATTTGGAAAAACCTTAAATATGTCGATGTTGCAATATTTTTGGGATATTCATAATGCAGAAGCAAATAGAAAGCTCTTTCAAGGACTATATATAGAATCTTCTCCCTATTTTTCAGAACAGGGAAAATATCCTGTTATTTATCTTTCTTTTAAGGACTTAAAAAGTAAATCATGGAAAGATTGTTTAGAAGATATAAAATTATTCATTCAAAATCTCTTTTATCAATACAGACATATCTTACCAAAATTAGATTCCTTTGCAAATGCAAGATTTTCTAAATGTATTAAGGGAGATTCTAATCTTGCCGAATTAAAATTTTCTCTAAAATTTTTAACGGAGCTCCTTTCCTTTCATTATCAAACGAAAGTGGTGTTACTAATTGACGAATACGATACCCCTATCATATCTGCTTATGAACATGGATATTATGAAGAAGCTATTTCTTTTTTTAGAACGTTCTACAGTGCTGCGTTAAAGGATAATGAGTATTTACAAATGGGAATTATGACAGGTATTTTACGAGTTGCAAAAGAAGGCATTTTTTCCGGATTGAATAACTTAGTGGTTTATAGTATTCTAGATGAAAAATATTCCTCTTATTTCGGACTTACCGAAGAAGAGGTAGAAGAGGCTTTAAAGTACTATCATATGGAATACAATCTTCAAGAAGTGAAAGAATGGTATGACGGATACCGATTTGGAAACACTGAGATTTATAATCCGTGGTCCATAATTAATTACATTTCCAATCGAAAATTAGATGCTTATTGGATCAATACTTCTAGCAACGGAATGATTCATCAAGTATTAGAAATGGCAGAGAGAATAGGAAGTAGTATTTTTCAAAAATTAGAAATGTTATTTCAACAAAAAACTATTATTCAACGAATCAATAAAGGATCTGATTTTCATGATTTGGTGAATATGGATGAAATATGGCAACTCTTTTTACATAGTGGATATTTGACCATAAATGATAATGAGAAAGATAATATGTATGAGTTACGTATCCCTAATAAAGAAGTTTATAGTTTTTTCCAAGAAAGTTTTATTCAAAAATTCTTAGGAAACTACACCACTTTCCATTCTTTGCTTCGTTCTCTAGAAAAAGGAGATGTGAAAGAATTGGAACAGACTTTGGAAGAAATCTTACTTTCTTCTGTGAGCTATTTCGATTTAAGTAAGGAAAGTGAGAAATTTTATCATGTATTTATGATAGGGTTAGTAGCAAATTTCCAAGAAAGATACTATATTAAATCCAATCGAGAAAGTGGAGAAGGAAGATATGACCTTGCTTTAGAACCGAGAGATAGAAGAAAAACAGGCTTACTTTTAGAATTTAAAGTAGCAAATTCAGAAGAAGAATTAGACAAAAAAGCAAAGGAAGCTTTGTTACAGATTCAAGAGAAAAGGTATGATACCGAAATGCAAGAAAGAGGAATCCAAGAGATTGTCAAATTAGGGATTGCTTTTTGTGGAAAAAGGGTAAAAGTAATAACAAAAGAATAA
- a CDS encoding helix-turn-helix domain-containing protein encodes MGYKKKEYIFRCYAIAAIRYHTSRQQVKRWRDRYDGTIQSLLPKSRRPKSHPNQHTQEEIQLLLRKYKRFSFEGLAEVYVQCRKEGYQRSYGSMCKMIRKHKMGKEKKKRPRIKSRYEKKEVTFPGQRVQIDLKYIPESSIQFGLVEQKFYQITAIDEYMCKRVLKVVEEKSRKILSSIQ; translated from the coding sequence TTGGGTTATAAGAAAAAAGAATATATTTTTCGTTGTTATGCGATAGCTGCTATTCGTTATCATACTTCGCGCCAACAGGTAAAGCGTTGGAGAGACCGTTATGATGGAACCATACAATCTCTTTTGCCTAAGAGTCGAAGACCAAAATCGCATCCAAACCAACATACTCAGGAAGAAATTCAACTCCTTTTACGCAAGTATAAACGTTTTTCTTTTGAAGGGTTAGCAGAAGTCTATGTTCAATGTCGGAAGGAAGGATATCAACGTAGTTACGGAAGTATGTGTAAAATGATTCGTAAGCATAAAATGGGAAAGGAAAAGAAGAAAAGACCCCGAATAAAAAGTAGATATGAAAAGAAAGAGGTAACCTTTCCAGGACAAAGAGTACAGATCGATTTAAAATACATTCCGGAAAGCTCTATCCAATTTGGCTTAGTAGAACAAAAATTCTATCAGATTACAGCGATTGATGAGTATATGTGCAAAAGAGTTTTAAAAGTAGTAGAGGAAAAAAGTAGAAAGATATTGTCATCGATACAATAA